In Gossypium arboreum isolate Shixiya-1 chromosome 5, ASM2569848v2, whole genome shotgun sequence, a single genomic region encodes these proteins:
- the LOC108453720 gene encoding 26S proteasome non-ATPase regulatory subunit 1 homolog A-like isoform X4, with amino-acid sequence MATAAATMVSSAGGLLAMLNESHPQLKFHAVTNLISSVDQFWPEISTSIPIIESLSEDEEFGQHQRQLAALLVSKVFYYLGELNDSLSYALGAGPLFDISEDSDYVHTLLAKAIDEYASLRSKAAESSDGAAEIDCRLEAIVERMLDKCIIDGKFQQGMGIAIECRRLDKLEEAIIRSDNVHATLAYSTHVSHSFIYRREYRRECLMFLDEPEGVANILEKLLRSENKEDALLAFQVAFDLVENEHQAFLLNVRDRLPAPKSLPSESLQPESSDPGPIQNENSTAAEDVQMTDGSSASMTDVREADPKEVMYAERLTKIKGILSGETSIQLTLQFLYSHNKSDLLILKTIKQSVEMRNSVCHSATIYANAIMHAGTTVDTFLRDNLDWLSRATNWAKFSATAGLGVIHRGHLQQGRSLMAPYLPQGGAGGGGSPYSEGGALYALGLIHANHGEGIKQFLRDSLRNTNVEVIQHGACLGLGLAALGTADEDIYDEVKTVLYTDSAVAGEAAGISMGLLMVGTASEKASEMLAYAHETQHEKIIRGLALGIALTVYGREEEADTLIEQMTQDQDPILRYGGMYALALAYRGTANNKAIRQLLHFAVSDVSDDVRRTAVLALGFVLYSEPAQTPRIVSLLSESYNPHVRYGAALAVGISCAGTGLSEAISLLEPLTLDAVDFVRQGALNAMAMVMVQVNEASDSRVGTFRRQLEKIIRDKHEDTMSKMGAILASGILDAGGRNVTIRLLSKTKHNKVTAIVGLAVFSQFWYWYPLIYFVSLSFSPTAFIGLNYDLKVPRFEFLSHAKPFLFEYPKPTTASTTTSAVKLPTAVLSTSAKAKARAKKEAEQKANAEKSSGLESSSSSLNTGKGKPSSEKDGEAMQVDSLPEKKAEPEPEPEPTFEILTNPARVVPAQEKFIKFLEDSRYVPVKSAPSGFVLLKDLRPNEPEVLSLTDAPASAASRTTGRPAVGQQSSSSAMAVDDEPQVPQPFEYTS; translated from the exons GTCTTTTATTACTTGGGGGAACTCAATGATTCGTTGTCTTATGCTCTTGGAGCTGGCCCCCTTTTCGATATTTCTGAGGATTCTGATTATGTTCACACTCTCCTTG CCAAGGCAATAGATGAGTACGCTAGCCTTCGGTCAAAGGCAGCAGAGTCTAGTGATGGAGCAGCAGAGATTGACTGTAGGTTGGAGGCAATTGTAGAGAGAATGCTTGACAA GTGTATTATTGATGGAAAATTCCAACAAGGGATGGGAATTGCAATTGAGTGCCGGAGACTGGATAAACTTGAGGAAGCAATAATAAGGAGTGATAATGTTCATGCCACTTTAGCATATTCCACTCATGTCTCTCATTCATTTATATATCGCCGAGAATACCGCCGAGAG TGTCTCATGTTCTTGGATGAACCTGAAGGTGTTGCCAATATATTGGAGAAACTTCTCCGCTCTGAAAATAAGGAGGATGCTCTTTTGGCTTTCCAAGTTGCATTCGATCTTGTGGAGAATGAGCACCAGGCTTTTCTCTTAAATGTAAGAGATCGACTTCCAGCTCCCAAATCTCTGCCTTCAGAATCATTACAGCCAGAATCCAGTGACCCTGGTCCTATTCAAAATGAAAATTCTACTGCTGCAGAGGATGTTCAGATGACAGATGGTTCTTCTGCTTCTATGACGGATGTGCGTGAGGCTGATCCTAAAGAAGTTATGTACGCTGAGAGGCTGACAAAAATCAAAGGAATTTTGTCTGGAGAGACCTCAATACAATTGACTTTACAGTTCTTGTACAGTCATAACAA ATCGGATCTATTAATTTTGAAGACCATAAAACAATCTGTTGAAATGAGGAATAGCGTTTGTCACAGTGCTACAATCTATGCAAATGCTATAATGCATGCTGGAACAACTGTGGATACATTCCTGAGGGACAATCTG GACTGGCTGAGTAGGGCTACAAATTGGGCCAAATTCAGTGCAACAGCTGGGCTTGGTGTTATTCACAGAGGACATCTGCAGCAGGGGCGGTCTCTGATGGCTCCATACCTACCCCAAGGTGGGGCTGGTGGTGGTGGGAGTCCATACTCTGAAGGTGGTGCACTGTATGCTTTGGGTCTCATTCATGCCAACCATGGTGAAGGCATTAAGCAATTCCTTCGTGATAGCCTTCGAAACACTAATGTTGAG GTTATCCAACATGGTGCATGCTTAGGTCTTGGTTTGGCAGCTCTGGGAACTGCTGATGAAGATATCTATGATGAAGTCAAAACTGTGCTCTATACCGACAGTGCTGTTGCCGGTGAAGCTGCTGGCATCAGTATGGGTTTGCTTATGGTTGGAACTGCTAGTGAGAAAGCAAGTGAGATGCTAGCTTATGCACACGAGACACAACATGAGAAAATTATTAG GGGTTTAGCTTTAGGGATAGCTCTTACAGTTTATGGAAGGGAAGAAGAAGCAGATACATTAATTGAGCAGATGACTCAGGATCAAGATCCTATACTACGTTATGGTGGCATGTATGCATTAGCATTGGCCTATAGGGGAACCGCAAACAACAAGGCTATTCGTCAGCTGCTGCACTTTGCTGTATCGGATGTGAGTGATGATGTAAGGAGAACTGCTGTTTTAGCGCTGGGGTTTGTCCTATATTCTGAGCCAGCGCAG ACTCCTCGAATTGTGTCTTTACTATCTGAGTCTTACAACCCACATGTTCGATATGGTGCGGCACTTGCAGTGGGCATATCATGTGCTGGCACAGGACTGAGTGAAGCCATATCATTGCTAGAACCCTTAACTTTGGATGCTGTTGATTTTGTTCGTCAAGGTGCCCTCAATGCAATGGCCATGGTCATGGTCCAGGTCAATGAAGCAAGTGATTCACGTGTTGGAACATTCAG GCGACAACTGGAAAAGATAATACGTGATAAGCATGAAGATACAATGAGCAAGATGGGAGCAATCTTGGCCTCTGGGATCCTTGATGCTGGTGGGAGGAATGTGACCATAAGATTGCTTTCCAAGACAAAGCACAACAAAGTCACTGCCATTGTTGGTCTTGCGGTTTTCAGCCAATTTTGGTATTGGTATCCTCTCATCTATTTTGTGAGCTTGTCGTTCTCACCCACAGCTTTTATTGGACTGAACTATGACCTGAAGGTTCCAAGATTTGAGTTCTTATCCCATGCAAAACCTTTTCTTTTTGAGTATCCTAAACCAACTACTGCTTCTACCACTACATCAGCTGTTAAACTTCCAACTGCTGTCCTGTCAACTTCAGCAAAGGCTAAAGCTAGGGCTAAGAAAGAGGCAGAACAAAAGGCTAATGCTGAAAAATCATCTGGGCTGGAGTCCTCATCCTCTTCTCTGAATACTGGAAAAGGGAAACCATCTAGTGAGAAGGATGGGGAAGCTATGCAG GTTGATAGCCTTCCGGAGAAGAAAGCAGAGCCGGAGCCAGAGCCGGAGCCGACATTTGAGATTTTGACCAATCCAGCCAGAGTGGTTCCTGCTCAAGAGAAGTTCATCAAGTTTCTAGAAGACAGCCGATATGTGCCTGTGAAATCGGCACCATCCGGGTTTGTTCTTCTTAAAGACCTGCGCCCTAATGAACCCGAGGTGCTCTCTCTAACAGATGCACCTGCATCAGCAGCATCTCGAACCACTGGTCGACCAGCAGTAGGGCAACAGAGTTCCTCATCAGCTATGGCGGTTGATGATGAACCTCAGGTCCCGCAGCCTTTTGAGTACACATCCTGA
- the LOC108453720 gene encoding 26S proteasome non-ATPase regulatory subunit 1 homolog A-like isoform X5 — protein MLDKCIIDGKFQQGMGIAIECRRLDKLEEAIIRSDNVHATLAYSTHVSHSFIYRREYRREVLQLLVKLYQKLPYSDYLSTSQCLMFLDEPEGVANILEKLLRSENKEDALLAFQVAFDLVENEHQAFLLNVRDRLPAPKSLPSESLQPESSDPGPIQNENSTAAEDVQMTDGSSASMTDVREADPKEVMYAERLTKIKGILSGETSIQLTLQFLYSHNKSDLLILKTIKQSVEMRNSVCHSATIYANAIMHAGTTVDTFLRDNLDWLSRATNWAKFSATAGLGVIHRGHLQQGRSLMAPYLPQGGAGGGGSPYSEGGALYALGLIHANHGEGIKQFLRDSLRNTNVEVIQHGACLGLGLAALGTADEDIYDEVKTVLYTDSAVAGEAAGISMGLLMVGTASEKASEMLAYAHETQHEKIIRGLALGIALTVYGREEEADTLIEQMTQDQDPILRYGGMYALALAYRGTANNKAIRQLLHFAVSDVSDDVRRTAVLALGFVLYSEPAQLTFCLVNTFVWSTLQTPRIVSLLSESYNPHVRYGAALAVGISCAGTGLSEAISLLEPLTLDAVDFVRQGALNAMAMVMVQVNEASDSRVGTFRRQLEKIIRDKHEDTMSKMGAILASGILDAGGRNVTIRLLSKTKHNKVTAIVGLAVFSQFWYWYPLIYFVSLSFSPTAFIGLNYDLKVPRFEFLSHAKPFLFEYPKPTTASTTTSAVKLPTAVLSTSAKAKARAKKEAEQKANAEKSSGLESSSSSLNTGKGKPSSEKDGEAMQVDSLPEKKAEPEPEPEPTFEILTNPARVVPAQEKFIKFLEDSRYVPVKSAPSGFVLLKDLRPNEPEVLSLTDAPASAASRTTGRPAVGQQSSSSAMAVDDEPQVPQPFEYTS, from the exons ATGCTTGACAA GTGTATTATTGATGGAAAATTCCAACAAGGGATGGGAATTGCAATTGAGTGCCGGAGACTGGATAAACTTGAGGAAGCAATAATAAGGAGTGATAATGTTCATGCCACTTTAGCATATTCCACTCATGTCTCTCATTCATTTATATATCGCCGAGAATACCGCCGAGAG GTGCTTCAGCTTCTTGTTAAATTGTACCAAAAATTGCCTTATTCTGATTATTTGAGTACTTCTCAGTGTCTCATGTTCTTGGATGAACCTGAAGGTGTTGCCAATATATTGGAGAAACTTCTCCGCTCTGAAAATAAGGAGGATGCTCTTTTGGCTTTCCAAGTTGCATTCGATCTTGTGGAGAATGAGCACCAGGCTTTTCTCTTAAATGTAAGAGATCGACTTCCAGCTCCCAAATCTCTGCCTTCAGAATCATTACAGCCAGAATCCAGTGACCCTGGTCCTATTCAAAATGAAAATTCTACTGCTGCAGAGGATGTTCAGATGACAGATGGTTCTTCTGCTTCTATGACGGATGTGCGTGAGGCTGATCCTAAAGAAGTTATGTACGCTGAGAGGCTGACAAAAATCAAAGGAATTTTGTCTGGAGAGACCTCAATACAATTGACTTTACAGTTCTTGTACAGTCATAACAA ATCGGATCTATTAATTTTGAAGACCATAAAACAATCTGTTGAAATGAGGAATAGCGTTTGTCACAGTGCTACAATCTATGCAAATGCTATAATGCATGCTGGAACAACTGTGGATACATTCCTGAGGGACAATCTG GACTGGCTGAGTAGGGCTACAAATTGGGCCAAATTCAGTGCAACAGCTGGGCTTGGTGTTATTCACAGAGGACATCTGCAGCAGGGGCGGTCTCTGATGGCTCCATACCTACCCCAAGGTGGGGCTGGTGGTGGTGGGAGTCCATACTCTGAAGGTGGTGCACTGTATGCTTTGGGTCTCATTCATGCCAACCATGGTGAAGGCATTAAGCAATTCCTTCGTGATAGCCTTCGAAACACTAATGTTGAG GTTATCCAACATGGTGCATGCTTAGGTCTTGGTTTGGCAGCTCTGGGAACTGCTGATGAAGATATCTATGATGAAGTCAAAACTGTGCTCTATACCGACAGTGCTGTTGCCGGTGAAGCTGCTGGCATCAGTATGGGTTTGCTTATGGTTGGAACTGCTAGTGAGAAAGCAAGTGAGATGCTAGCTTATGCACACGAGACACAACATGAGAAAATTATTAG GGGTTTAGCTTTAGGGATAGCTCTTACAGTTTATGGAAGGGAAGAAGAAGCAGATACATTAATTGAGCAGATGACTCAGGATCAAGATCCTATACTACGTTATGGTGGCATGTATGCATTAGCATTGGCCTATAGGGGAACCGCAAACAACAAGGCTATTCGTCAGCTGCTGCACTTTGCTGTATCGGATGTGAGTGATGATGTAAGGAGAACTGCTGTTTTAGCGCTGGGGTTTGTCCTATATTCTGAGCCAGCGCAG CTCACCTTTTGTCTGGTCAACACTTTTGTCTGGTCAACACTGCAGACTCCTCGAATTGTGTCTTTACTATCTGAGTCTTACAACCCACATGTTCGATATGGTGCGGCACTTGCAGTGGGCATATCATGTGCTGGCACAGGACTGAGTGAAGCCATATCATTGCTAGAACCCTTAACTTTGGATGCTGTTGATTTTGTTCGTCAAGGTGCCCTCAATGCAATGGCCATGGTCATGGTCCAGGTCAATGAAGCAAGTGATTCACGTGTTGGAACATTCAG GCGACAACTGGAAAAGATAATACGTGATAAGCATGAAGATACAATGAGCAAGATGGGAGCAATCTTGGCCTCTGGGATCCTTGATGCTGGTGGGAGGAATGTGACCATAAGATTGCTTTCCAAGACAAAGCACAACAAAGTCACTGCCATTGTTGGTCTTGCGGTTTTCAGCCAATTTTGGTATTGGTATCCTCTCATCTATTTTGTGAGCTTGTCGTTCTCACCCACAGCTTTTATTGGACTGAACTATGACCTGAAGGTTCCAAGATTTGAGTTCTTATCCCATGCAAAACCTTTTCTTTTTGAGTATCCTAAACCAACTACTGCTTCTACCACTACATCAGCTGTTAAACTTCCAACTGCTGTCCTGTCAACTTCAGCAAAGGCTAAAGCTAGGGCTAAGAAAGAGGCAGAACAAAAGGCTAATGCTGAAAAATCATCTGGGCTGGAGTCCTCATCCTCTTCTCTGAATACTGGAAAAGGGAAACCATCTAGTGAGAAGGATGGGGAAGCTATGCAG GTTGATAGCCTTCCGGAGAAGAAAGCAGAGCCGGAGCCAGAGCCGGAGCCGACATTTGAGATTTTGACCAATCCAGCCAGAGTGGTTCCTGCTCAAGAGAAGTTCATCAAGTTTCTAGAAGACAGCCGATATGTGCCTGTGAAATCGGCACCATCCGGGTTTGTTCTTCTTAAAGACCTGCGCCCTAATGAACCCGAGGTGCTCTCTCTAACAGATGCACCTGCATCAGCAGCATCTCGAACCACTGGTCGACCAGCAGTAGGGCAACAGAGTTCCTCATCAGCTATGGCGGTTGATGATGAACCTCAGGTCCCGCAGCCTTTTGAGTACACATCCTGA